In a genomic window of Quercus lobata isolate SW786 chromosome 4, ValleyOak3.0 Primary Assembly, whole genome shotgun sequence:
- the LOC115984503 gene encoding uncharacterized protein LOC115984503 — protein sequence MHLQGIPDEIICRAFPTTLRGPARIWFSRLTPNSISSFKELSAQFASHFIGEHRYKKSTTCLRNIKQREDETLRSYITHFNKEALSTDEADDKIFVAAFTNGLRKGKFLFSLYKNDPKTMSNMLYRATKYMNAEDALLVLIQIKDEGALTFPGKLKGNPSKRPRDKYCRFHRDHGHNTSDCYDLKQQIEALICQEKLQKFVGKEGMEQNQGAPVRRENE from the exons atgcaccttcaGGGGATACCGGACGAGATCATATGTAGGGCCTTCCCCACCACGCTGAGGGGTCCTGCAAGGATATGGTTCAGCAGGCTGACGCCCAACTCCATTAGTTCCTTCAAAGAGTTGAGCGCCCAATTCGCATCGCACTTCATTGGGGAACACAGGTATAAGAAGTCTACTACATGCCTGAGGAATATTAAGCAGCGGGAGGATGAGACGCTAAGGTCCTACATAACCCATTTTAATAAGGAGGCACTCTCAAccgacgaagccgacgacaagatcTTCGTAGCAGCCTTCACGAACGGATTACGAAAGggtaaatttttattctctttataCAAGAATGACCCGAAAACCATGTCAAATatgctttacagggccaccaagtaTATGAATGCCGAAGATGCACTGTTG GTCCTGATACAGATCAAAGATGAAGGAGCATTAACTTTCCCCGGCAAATTGAAAGGCAATCCCAGCAAGAGGCCTAGGGATAAGTATTGTCGTTTCCACCGAGACCACGGCCACAATACGTCTGATTGCTATGACTTGAAGCAGCAGATAGAAGCCCTCATTTGTCAAGAAAAGCTGCAGAAATTCGTAGGCAAGGAAGGAATGGAGCAAAACCAAGGTGCACCAGTTCGAAGAGAGAACGAGTGA